The following coding sequences lie in one Rutidosis leptorrhynchoides isolate AG116_Rl617_1_P2 chromosome 4, CSIRO_AGI_Rlap_v1, whole genome shotgun sequence genomic window:
- the LOC139840682 gene encoding uncharacterized protein, translating into MSWVKWEKILLPHEEGGKHVDGLGISFYNSFIRSIGDGKNTSFWDDIWVGNASFKDRFKRLHRLEIDKDINISSKIEEFKGDGLGNWAYPSMGRTNSELKELRDTVRNLQLNEDKRGIDLNSVRCPICDGDIEMVEHILFSCQVAKDIWAKVLKWWGYNSAIFGFEDIFNGTFDCVAQDHKKNQWQAVCWVVCYTLWKNRNAKVFKNKLETVPSLFSEVQVLSYN; encoded by the exons ATGTCATGGGTTAAGTGGGAAAAAatccttcttcctcacgaagaaggag GAAAACATGTGGACGGGTTAGGGATTTCTTTCTATAATTCTTTCATACGCTCAATCGGGGACGGGAAAAACACTTCTTTTTGGGATGACATTTGGGTGGGAAACGCAAGCTTTAAGGACAGATTCAAAAGACTACACAGGCTAGAGATTGACAAAGATATCAACATCAGTAGCAAAATCGAAGAATTTAAGGGAGATGGGCTCGGCAATTGGGCCTATCCATCGATGGGCCGAACGAATAGTGAACTAAAAGAGTTGCGTGATACTGTTCGGAACTTGCAGCTGAACGAAG ATAAACGGGGCATCGACTTGAATAGTGTGAGATGCCCGATTTGTGATGGTGACATTGAGATGGTGGAGCATATACTTTTTTCCTGTCAAGTGGCAAAAGACATTTGGGCTAAAGTTCTTAAATGGTGGGGGTATAATTCGGCTATATTCGGGTTTGAGGATATTTTTAATGGTACTTTCGATTGTGTAGCACAGGATCATAAAAAGAATCAATGGCAAGCGGTTTGTTGGGTGGTTTGTTACACTCTATGGAAGAATAGAAATGCAAAGGTGTTCAAGAATAAGCTCGAGACGGTCCCATCTTTATTTAGCGAGGTTCAAGTTCTTTCATATAATTGA